In the genome of Vicia villosa cultivar HV-30 ecotype Madison, WI unplaced genomic scaffold, Vvil1.0 ctg.000621F_1_1, whole genome shotgun sequence, the window TGCTTGGTTGCTAAGATGCTCCCATAAACCATCAGAAGCAAAGATGAGAAATTGATCTTCCGGTTGGATTTTATGAATCGATACCGATGGTTCACTACTAAGAATCGGCTTGAAAAAGGTTTCGGCTAGTCTAAACTTTTGTGGCAGAGGCTCGGTGTTAAATTCGGCTTTCTTTAGATATGCATCACCTATGGATCTTGAAACCTGTAATAACAAGTTCTGTTATGAAAGAATTGGAGTAATAAATGGTTCTAAAACTTTTctgttaaggaattaaaacaatATGAATCTCTGAAGCTTCTACCTGTATGATGCCTTTCACGCGCCAAACCGAGTGTTTCATGACCACAATCTGTGGATCATAAGGGTGCTTCGACCGGACATCGTTTCTCTCAGTTTCTATGTTGACATTATGTTCTGCAGATAACTGAACAGCTAATGTTTCCTTTGTTCCCTTCTTCACTCTTCCTAACACGGCTCGTGAATCTCCTGCATTTGCAACAAACAGCATGCCATTGCAAATTATCCCGGCCAAACAACATGTACCGGAAGACGCTATCTGTGGTTTTGTTAGCCATTGCTTCTTCACAAGAGCCAGAAAATCATCTTCTGTTGCAGAAAATGCCCTCTTTATAACCTTTTCTGATACGCCTTGTTCTTCCGCTGCAAAACCTGATTCACACAAAAAAAACTTATTCAGCATGTGTTTCGAACAGCGTATCCATGCTATTTTTTCCTGAAAAAAAATAGAAGCTCCAACTTGGAGCATTAGGCCAAACGGCACGATTTTTTCCTCTTTGACGCAAAAACAAACAGACGATCAGTATATTGAGAAAAACGCAAGTCTCACATCTAAAAGATAGATAAGACCCGAAAATAGTTTACAAAGAGTCGCATCTTTCATCTTATAGATCGGTTTTGTAACAATTAGTTTATCAACTCGAGCTATGCATAAGTCCAAAATAGTCACGGCCTGAGTGACAACCCTTACCTTACAGCCGATTTCGTAAGAGTTAGACCAAACTTATACTTTATCAGAAAAACAACATACTGCAAAATGGAAAAACTGTATTTGGAATATATCATATAAAAAGTTTAGAGAGCATACTCTTGAAATTGGAGAAAAGATTATCATTGACAAACTTGGATGCTGCAGGTCCACCATGACCATCATAAACACCAACAAAGGTTCCTTGAGGACCCAAATAATCCGAACTCAACGGTCCAGATTCAAGCTGACTATGATCCTCCAAAGAGCTATTAGCTTGAATTACAGCCATTGAAAACTCACCATAAAGATGATTCCCCAAATCCTTATACCATAGCAATCCATCATCACGCTCCACACTTGGTTTCCAGCATGAGATAGTCATAATACAAACTTTCGCTAATGAAATACTATTACCAATATGTTGTTCTTGGTTATTCTTCAGATGATCTCATCTTATATAGTGAATCTATATATACCTATAAGAAATAATAGACATGATTAGATATGAACAAATTTGAGCTAAAAAACAAGCTGGTATGGGGTGGAGTAATAGAGAAAGTTACCTTGGGATGAGAAACCAGTAGCTTTCATGCAATAGTTCAGAGAATACGCAAGCGTGTTTTGGTTCTTTGTACCTTGAGCATTAATTTGAAACGTGCATGTGGATTTAAAACTCAGAGGTGTGTCATGTTACAGGAACAGACTTAGCTGGAAAAGCACATATGGACTCAATATGGCAGAGTTGGTCTAAGAGTTTAGTTATGTAAATGAAACAATGATAAGAAAAGGGTTTTGGATTTTTTGACAGAAGATCTTTAGAGTAGTGTCAGAGAGATCTAAGATcaagaaatgaaatgaaaatgagaCTTAAAACTACAAAGTCTGACACTTATAACTCTTGTGCTTTTATTTGTCCATTAAATTACCTATATAGATGTGTGTATGTCTGCGTCGTCGGTAGCTAATAACGTCTTTGAGAGTGTGCAAGACCGTTGCTAAAAAAGGATCTCATAAAATAGTTGTCACAGTTAATACCTATTTGACTTGCCACACTTCAACTGCGCTTAACATACACAAGGTCTCTGAAAATTAAGACGCCTCTGTATGTATGATGTCTGAATTTATATTAAAGGCGTATCTAAGGACGTTGACATATCTGACgtgattatattaattatttttttaaaattattatcaatATCGATGTATCATTATCAGGGTGGTTAGTGTCGTGTTCGATATAAGATTTATTTATGgagtgattttatttttttgaccATGTGGACTACAAAAGTTTTTTATGGTTgagatttgatttgaattttatttttaaaagaaatattctTCAAGACTATTATTAGGTAACTTGGCATGTCTACAACTTCCACCTTCTATCTTTTTCTTGGTTTAATTTTCGTCATAATTCAAAACTTTACTGGATCTAGAGTTAATGACTCACATGTTTCCTTACCTTCTTACTATAATTGGTTTAATACATGCACTTGATCAAATAAATGTAATTATCATTTTCAAGATTTCTGTTAAATATCACTTTTGCATCACTTGATTAGAAATTACACAAATATAGATGAGTGTAAATATCTTAATAAAAACACAAAACTAATGTTCCATTAAACCGCTCAGTTAGTAGCTGTCTAGAAACATCAGATGCAGATGCGCGTTTAATTCAATTATTCTATgaaattttatttcttgatggATATATCTAGCTGGCATTAATGGCCACAAGTTCGCTGCATCTTGTatcttcatttaaaaaaaataaattattgctCAAATCTAGATTGTATTATATAAAGAATGAGCCCActttgatttgatgaatttcACCTAACTGTATGTTTTAGTCCAATAACAAGATTTGAAAGTTATGATAATGAGAGATCATAAGATGATTATGAAGACTTTGATCGTTACCGTATGCTAAAAAACATATGGTATGCAGATGAAGACACTTTGGAATTTGAAACCATGACAGCATGATTTGGATATTAATAACAATATACCAAATTGGATTTTTAATTCATTTGCCAAATATAAACTTGTGGTCTTTGATTATTTGAGATTTgaaaaatttatcataaataaaaGTGAATTATATGTAAGATTATTTAGTGTATATTTAAAATGTTTGTTTTTTCCACATCCAAAACAAACATCGTCTGATAAACACAACATTtcctacttttatttattttttaatttcactgCCTTGGTatgcaagaaaagaaaaggaaaaaatcaACCAAACATACACTTGTACTACTTGGATAcactcacatcaaatttcaatttAACAATAAATTcaagataataaattaattgtaGACAAAAACTTTAAGTTATATTCTATGACTGTACATGAAAAAAGTTAAAGTCAATAAACTATTGATAATTAATGACTTCTGTTACGGAGTTGAAGGAAAATGATGACCCGACTACTAGTAAGATTTAGAATGGCATCATTTTGTTACCTCAAAAATAGGGTAATATGTGCAACTATTTTTATGCGAAAGTCGATGTATGTTAGAAGGTGAATAGGAATAGAGAATAGGAACAGATTTTAGAATAGAAGTAAAAAGGAATCACTAGCATACCTTCAATTAATGTTCAAATTTAAACTAATATAAATTAAGGAAATACTAACGATGAGTGTTTTAGGGGCAGTCTTtaagaattaaaatatatatgttttattttaaaatacttattttttataaacaagtaaaaaaaaaatatttttttttgaaaaatttgtaTTCAATagattgaaaatgaaaataattatttttttaaatttttttttcaatactaAGACGTTAGAATGACTCTATAAATTAAAATCACAAATTAATGAAAGAATgaatatagaattaaatattattagtatgTGTGTATGAATATTCTTTTATGAAAGTGTTTGGATCACAttcaattttgaattatatatatactTATGGCCGAATCAATGGTCCTGGGTCATTTATTTTGATCAGTTATAAATGTGACTCCTTCATCATAACATTGGACATAATGATCGCGGTGTGGTTTGGGcgattttgacgaaaaaaatcatccgaaccgtaagagaaaaaatcgtgcggtttggtttggttcggttgacttttaaaaaaaaaatccgaaccaaaccaaaccaacctaatgcggtttggttcggtgcggttggttcggttttttagaaatattttattgaaccattcatatacatatagatgataacgaaactttgtatttagacattcatacactattaaataacaacaaaacccgtcatattttgacaataactttctatttaatatgtaaaaattaaattagacaaaagtggaataataaacataaaataatagtataaaccaatataaaaattattagaatgaaacaaaaaaacagaagatacgagagattagtgaaggtgaaaaagaaaaaacaaaaaagttgagagattagagaagaagatatgcgataaaaacgaaactgaaatagggaacgtttgcctaaaaatgagaaggtgaaaaagaaagaatataagagagtggagattatagaaaaagagggaaaatgtATGTGACAAAGaagacgcgataatgctattagagatttgagaagatcaagactaaaatcatgtgtaaggatgagaaaattgttcgtaattatAAGGTTAAAgtattatagatttaagtttgggttggatgtgagttaagtaaaagttaggttgtaacataatgcggtttgattcggtttggttcggtttataaaatacaaaccgcaaaccaaaccgaaccatgcggttttgttaaaagatgacccaaactaatccgaaccaaatgcggttttttgcggtttcggtgtggtttggtttggtttgcggttttctattgggttggtttggttttgatcacccctaggaCATATGTTTCCCTATGATAATACCTAAGGAAATACCTAATGGAGTCATCAACCTTTTTATTGATTGCAAATACTCCATGTCTGCAAGGAATTCTAACCAACTTCCAAAAGTTGCAAGAACTTGTGTGAGTTGTTAAGTTAACAACAAAGCTATAACTGAATAAAACATGTGTAATTTGAAATGATAATCTTCATGCATATGTTGCAGTGTGCATGAAACTCTTTTCTATTTCTTTATCAATCCTCCTT includes:
- the LOC131629858 gene encoding probable protein phosphatase 2C 38 — its product is MTISCWKPSVERDDGLLWYKDLGNHLYGEFSMAVIQANSSLEDHSQLESGPLSSDYLGPQGTFVGVYDGHGGPAASKFVNDNLFSNFKSFAAEEQGVSEKVIKRAFSATEDDFLALVKKQWLTKPQIASSGTCCLAGIICNGMLFVANAGDSRAVLGRVKKGTKETLAVQLSAEHNVNIETERNDVRSKHPYDPQIVVMKHSVWRVKGIIQVSRSIGDAYLKKAEFNTEPLPQKFRLAETFFKPILSSEPSVSIHKIQPEDQFLIFASDGLWEHLSNQAAVNIVSNNPRNGIARRLVKAALKEAAKKREIRLSDLQKIEQGVRRHFHDDITVIVVYLNRKLIDNSSLCSSPLSIKGGRHVNF